The following coding sequences lie in one Pseudorca crassidens isolate mPseCra1 chromosome 2, mPseCra1.hap1, whole genome shotgun sequence genomic window:
- the SH2D5 gene encoding SH2 domain-containing protein 5 isoform X4: MGAELCMAGPWVQGLCHLHEVSLTPQPHLSQQGLRELPSPAQVTRRVLLMAHALRRILYSTWCPADCQFAFMARNPRSPASKLFCHLFVGSQPGEVQILHLLLCRSFQLAHLWQHPEERARPEPCPGPVGDVPLKPLSGPGGTPGLVREPLGRDQLSQHVNALVSFGRLPAGVPGGSGKEPPESESRGGARHARLGNPYCSPTLVRKKAIRSKVIRSGAYRACTYETQLQLSAREAFPDAWEAWPRGPGGPSCLVESEGSLTENIWAFTGISRPSALALLRRDVLGAFLLWPEPGTSGQWCLSVRTQCGVVPHQVFRNHLGRYCVEHLPAEFPSLEALVEHHAGTERSLFCSLDMGRLNPGYEEQDCGPEGRLPRTLRPLGHAKSEAELQGLG, from the exons ATGGGTGCAGAGCTGTGCATGGCGGGGCCCTGGGTTCAGGGCCTGTGCCACCTGCATGAGGTCTCGctcaccccccagccccacttGTCACAACAAGGACTCAGAGAGCTGCCCTCACCGGCCCAAGTCACCCGgaga GTGCTCCTGATGGCTCACGCCCTGAGGCGCATACTCTACTCCACCTGGTGCCCAGCCGACTGCCAGTTCGCCTTCATGGCCCGAAATCCCCGGAGCCCGGCCAGCAAGCTCTTCTGCCACCTCTTTGTGGGCAGCCAGCCTGGAGAG gtcCAGATCCTGCACCTGCTGCTCTGCCGCTCCTTCCAGCTCGCTCACCTCTGGCAGCACCCTGAGGAACGGGCACGGCCTGAGCCCTGCCCGGGACCCGTAGGGGACGTGCCCCTGAAGCCCCTGTCGGGCCCTGGGGGCACCCCTGGCCTAGTACGGGAACCCCTCGGCCGTGATCAGCTCTCACAGCACGTTAACGCGCTGGTCTCCTTCGGGCGGCTGCCAGCAGGGGTGCCTGGGGGCAGTGGG AAGGAGCCGCCGGAGTCGGAAAGCCGCGGGGGCGCCCGCCACGCCCGCCTGGGGAACCCGTACTGCTCGCCCACGCTGGTGCGCAAGAAGGCCATCCGCAGCAAGGTGATCCGCTCCGGGGCCTACCGCGCCTGCACCTACGAGACGCAGCTGCAGCTGTCGGCTCGTGAGGCCT TTCCTGACGCGTGGGAGGCCTGGCCCCGGGGTCCTGGGGGCCCCTCATGCCTGGTGGAGAGCGAGGGCAGCCTGACGGAGAACATCTGGGCTTTTACTGGCATATCGAG gccCAGTGCCCTCGCCCTGCTGCGGAGAGACGTGCTTGGGGCCTTCCTGCTGTGGCCTGAGCCAGGCACCAGTGGCCAGTGGTGCCTGTCGGTGAGGACACAGTGCGGCGTGGTGCCCCACCAGGTCTTCCGGAACCACCTAGGCCGCTACTGCGTGGAG CACCTGCCGGCTGAGTTCCCCAGCCTGGAGGCCCTGGTGGAGCATCACGCTGGGACGGAGCGCAGCCTCTTCTGCTCCCTCGACATGGGCCGCCTGAACCCCGGCTACGAGGAGCAGGACTGCGGGCCCGAGGGCAGGCTTCCCCGGACGCTCCGGCCCCTTGGCCATGCCAAGTCCGAGGCAGAACTGCAGGGCCTGGGCTAG
- the SH2D5 gene encoding SH2 domain-containing protein 5 isoform X5, translating to MAHALRRILYSTWCPADCQFAFMARNPRSPASKLFCHLFVGSQPGEVQILHLLLCRSFQLAHLWQHPEERARPEPCPGPVGDVPLKPLSGPGGTPGLVREPLGRDQLSQHVNALVSFGRLPAGVPGGSGKEPPESESRGGARHARLGNPYCSPTLVRKKAIRSKVIRSGAYRACTYETQLQLSAREAFPDAWEAWPRGPGGPSCLVESEGSLTENIWAFTGISRPSALALLRRDVLGAFLLWPEPGTSGQWCLSVRTQCGVVPHQVFRNHLGRYCVEHLPAEFPSLEALVEHHAGTERSLFCSLDMGRLNPGYEEQDCGPEGRLPRTLRPLGHAKSEAELQGLG from the exons ATGGCTCACGCCCTGAGGCGCATACTCTACTCCACCTGGTGCCCAGCCGACTGCCAGTTCGCCTTCATGGCCCGAAATCCCCGGAGCCCGGCCAGCAAGCTCTTCTGCCACCTCTTTGTGGGCAGCCAGCCTGGAGAG gtcCAGATCCTGCACCTGCTGCTCTGCCGCTCCTTCCAGCTCGCTCACCTCTGGCAGCACCCTGAGGAACGGGCACGGCCTGAGCCCTGCCCGGGACCCGTAGGGGACGTGCCCCTGAAGCCCCTGTCGGGCCCTGGGGGCACCCCTGGCCTAGTACGGGAACCCCTCGGCCGTGATCAGCTCTCACAGCACGTTAACGCGCTGGTCTCCTTCGGGCGGCTGCCAGCAGGGGTGCCTGGGGGCAGTGGG AAGGAGCCGCCGGAGTCGGAAAGCCGCGGGGGCGCCCGCCACGCCCGCCTGGGGAACCCGTACTGCTCGCCCACGCTGGTGCGCAAGAAGGCCATCCGCAGCAAGGTGATCCGCTCCGGGGCCTACCGCGCCTGCACCTACGAGACGCAGCTGCAGCTGTCGGCTCGTGAGGCCT TTCCTGACGCGTGGGAGGCCTGGCCCCGGGGTCCTGGGGGCCCCTCATGCCTGGTGGAGAGCGAGGGCAGCCTGACGGAGAACATCTGGGCTTTTACTGGCATATCGAG gccCAGTGCCCTCGCCCTGCTGCGGAGAGACGTGCTTGGGGCCTTCCTGCTGTGGCCTGAGCCAGGCACCAGTGGCCAGTGGTGCCTGTCGGTGAGGACACAGTGCGGCGTGGTGCCCCACCAGGTCTTCCGGAACCACCTAGGCCGCTACTGCGTGGAG CACCTGCCGGCTGAGTTCCCCAGCCTGGAGGCCCTGGTGGAGCATCACGCTGGGACGGAGCGCAGCCTCTTCTGCTCCCTCGACATGGGCCGCCTGAACCCCGGCTACGAGGAGCAGGACTGCGGGCCCGAGGGCAGGCTTCCCCGGACGCTCCGGCCCCTTGGCCATGCCAAGTCCGAGGCAGAACTGCAGGGCCTGGGCTAG
- the SH2D5 gene encoding SH2 domain-containing protein 5 isoform X1 has protein sequence MQKAGAGGRRASDCGPAPHRPRCITKFAQQYVGSFPVDDLDTQESAWLVQQQLWALKDCPRRRAVILKFSLQGLKIYSGEGEVLLMAHALRRILYSTWCPADCQFAFMARNPRSPASKLFCHLFVGSQPGEVQILHLLLCRSFQLAHLWQHPEERARPEPCPGPVGDVPLKPLSGPGGTPGLVREPLGRDQLSQHVNALVSFGRLPAGVPGGSGKEPPESESRGGARHARLGNPYCSPTLVRKKAIRSKVIRSGAYRACTYETQLQLSAREAFPDAWEAWPRGPGGPSCLVESEGSLTENIWAFTGISRPSALALLRRDVLGAFLLWPEPGTSGQWCLSVRTQCGVVPHQVFRNHLGRYCVEHLPAEFPSLEALVEHHAGTERSLFCSLDMGRLNPGYEEQDCGPEGRLPRTLRPLGHAKSEAELQGLG, from the exons ATGCAGAAGGCCGGGGCTGGGGGCCGGAGAGCCTCCGACTGCGGCCCTGCCCCTCACCGGCCCAGGTGCATCACCAAGTTTGCCCAG cagtACGTGGGCTCCTTCCCCGTGGACGACCTGGACACCCAGGAGAGCGCGTGGCTGGTGCAGCAGCAGCTGTGGGCACTGAAG GACTGTCCCCGACGCCGGGCTGTCATCCTGAAATTCAGCCTTCAGGGCCTCAAGATCTACAGCGGGGAGGGTGAG GTGCTCCTGATGGCTCACGCCCTGAGGCGCATACTCTACTCCACCTGGTGCCCAGCCGACTGCCAGTTCGCCTTCATGGCCCGAAATCCCCGGAGCCCGGCCAGCAAGCTCTTCTGCCACCTCTTTGTGGGCAGCCAGCCTGGAGAG gtcCAGATCCTGCACCTGCTGCTCTGCCGCTCCTTCCAGCTCGCTCACCTCTGGCAGCACCCTGAGGAACGGGCACGGCCTGAGCCCTGCCCGGGACCCGTAGGGGACGTGCCCCTGAAGCCCCTGTCGGGCCCTGGGGGCACCCCTGGCCTAGTACGGGAACCCCTCGGCCGTGATCAGCTCTCACAGCACGTTAACGCGCTGGTCTCCTTCGGGCGGCTGCCAGCAGGGGTGCCTGGGGGCAGTGGG AAGGAGCCGCCGGAGTCGGAAAGCCGCGGGGGCGCCCGCCACGCCCGCCTGGGGAACCCGTACTGCTCGCCCACGCTGGTGCGCAAGAAGGCCATCCGCAGCAAGGTGATCCGCTCCGGGGCCTACCGCGCCTGCACCTACGAGACGCAGCTGCAGCTGTCGGCTCGTGAGGCCT TTCCTGACGCGTGGGAGGCCTGGCCCCGGGGTCCTGGGGGCCCCTCATGCCTGGTGGAGAGCGAGGGCAGCCTGACGGAGAACATCTGGGCTTTTACTGGCATATCGAG gccCAGTGCCCTCGCCCTGCTGCGGAGAGACGTGCTTGGGGCCTTCCTGCTGTGGCCTGAGCCAGGCACCAGTGGCCAGTGGTGCCTGTCGGTGAGGACACAGTGCGGCGTGGTGCCCCACCAGGTCTTCCGGAACCACCTAGGCCGCTACTGCGTGGAG CACCTGCCGGCTGAGTTCCCCAGCCTGGAGGCCCTGGTGGAGCATCACGCTGGGACGGAGCGCAGCCTCTTCTGCTCCCTCGACATGGGCCGCCTGAACCCCGGCTACGAGGAGCAGGACTGCGGGCCCGAGGGCAGGCTTCCCCGGACGCTCCGGCCCCTTGGCCATGCCAAGTCCGAGGCAGAACTGCAGGGCCTGGGCTAG
- the SH2D5 gene encoding SH2 domain-containing protein 5 isoform X2 has product MQKAGAGGRRASDCGPAPHRPRCITKFAQYVGSFPVDDLDTQESAWLVQQQLWALKDCPRRRAVILKFSLQGLKIYSGEGEVLLMAHALRRILYSTWCPADCQFAFMARNPRSPASKLFCHLFVGSQPGEVQILHLLLCRSFQLAHLWQHPEERARPEPCPGPVGDVPLKPLSGPGGTPGLVREPLGRDQLSQHVNALVSFGRLPAGVPGGSGKEPPESESRGGARHARLGNPYCSPTLVRKKAIRSKVIRSGAYRACTYETQLQLSAREAFPDAWEAWPRGPGGPSCLVESEGSLTENIWAFTGISRPSALALLRRDVLGAFLLWPEPGTSGQWCLSVRTQCGVVPHQVFRNHLGRYCVEHLPAEFPSLEALVEHHAGTERSLFCSLDMGRLNPGYEEQDCGPEGRLPRTLRPLGHAKSEAELQGLG; this is encoded by the exons ATGCAGAAGGCCGGGGCTGGGGGCCGGAGAGCCTCCGACTGCGGCCCTGCCCCTCACCGGCCCAGGTGCATCACCAAGTTTGCCCAG tACGTGGGCTCCTTCCCCGTGGACGACCTGGACACCCAGGAGAGCGCGTGGCTGGTGCAGCAGCAGCTGTGGGCACTGAAG GACTGTCCCCGACGCCGGGCTGTCATCCTGAAATTCAGCCTTCAGGGCCTCAAGATCTACAGCGGGGAGGGTGAG GTGCTCCTGATGGCTCACGCCCTGAGGCGCATACTCTACTCCACCTGGTGCCCAGCCGACTGCCAGTTCGCCTTCATGGCCCGAAATCCCCGGAGCCCGGCCAGCAAGCTCTTCTGCCACCTCTTTGTGGGCAGCCAGCCTGGAGAG gtcCAGATCCTGCACCTGCTGCTCTGCCGCTCCTTCCAGCTCGCTCACCTCTGGCAGCACCCTGAGGAACGGGCACGGCCTGAGCCCTGCCCGGGACCCGTAGGGGACGTGCCCCTGAAGCCCCTGTCGGGCCCTGGGGGCACCCCTGGCCTAGTACGGGAACCCCTCGGCCGTGATCAGCTCTCACAGCACGTTAACGCGCTGGTCTCCTTCGGGCGGCTGCCAGCAGGGGTGCCTGGGGGCAGTGGG AAGGAGCCGCCGGAGTCGGAAAGCCGCGGGGGCGCCCGCCACGCCCGCCTGGGGAACCCGTACTGCTCGCCCACGCTGGTGCGCAAGAAGGCCATCCGCAGCAAGGTGATCCGCTCCGGGGCCTACCGCGCCTGCACCTACGAGACGCAGCTGCAGCTGTCGGCTCGTGAGGCCT TTCCTGACGCGTGGGAGGCCTGGCCCCGGGGTCCTGGGGGCCCCTCATGCCTGGTGGAGAGCGAGGGCAGCCTGACGGAGAACATCTGGGCTTTTACTGGCATATCGAG gccCAGTGCCCTCGCCCTGCTGCGGAGAGACGTGCTTGGGGCCTTCCTGCTGTGGCCTGAGCCAGGCACCAGTGGCCAGTGGTGCCTGTCGGTGAGGACACAGTGCGGCGTGGTGCCCCACCAGGTCTTCCGGAACCACCTAGGCCGCTACTGCGTGGAG CACCTGCCGGCTGAGTTCCCCAGCCTGGAGGCCCTGGTGGAGCATCACGCTGGGACGGAGCGCAGCCTCTTCTGCTCCCTCGACATGGGCCGCCTGAACCCCGGCTACGAGGAGCAGGACTGCGGGCCCGAGGGCAGGCTTCCCCGGACGCTCCGGCCCCTTGGCCATGCCAAGTCCGAGGCAGAACTGCAGGGCCTGGGCTAG
- the SH2D5 gene encoding SH2 domain-containing protein 5 isoform X3 produces the protein MQKAGAGGRRASDCGPAPHRPRCITKFAQQYVGSFPVDDLDTQESAWLVQQQLWALKDCPRRRAVILKFSLQGLKIYSGEGEVLLMAHALRRILYSTWCPADCQFAFMARNPRSPASKLFCHLFVGSQPGEVQILHLLLCRSFQLAHLWQHPEERARPEPCPGPVGDVPLKPLSGPGGTPGLKEPPESESRGGARHARLGNPYCSPTLVRKKAIRSKVIRSGAYRACTYETQLQLSAREAFPDAWEAWPRGPGGPSCLVESEGSLTENIWAFTGISRPSALALLRRDVLGAFLLWPEPGTSGQWCLSVRTQCGVVPHQVFRNHLGRYCVEHLPAEFPSLEALVEHHAGTERSLFCSLDMGRLNPGYEEQDCGPEGRLPRTLRPLGHAKSEAELQGLG, from the exons ATGCAGAAGGCCGGGGCTGGGGGCCGGAGAGCCTCCGACTGCGGCCCTGCCCCTCACCGGCCCAGGTGCATCACCAAGTTTGCCCAG cagtACGTGGGCTCCTTCCCCGTGGACGACCTGGACACCCAGGAGAGCGCGTGGCTGGTGCAGCAGCAGCTGTGGGCACTGAAG GACTGTCCCCGACGCCGGGCTGTCATCCTGAAATTCAGCCTTCAGGGCCTCAAGATCTACAGCGGGGAGGGTGAG GTGCTCCTGATGGCTCACGCCCTGAGGCGCATACTCTACTCCACCTGGTGCCCAGCCGACTGCCAGTTCGCCTTCATGGCCCGAAATCCCCGGAGCCCGGCCAGCAAGCTCTTCTGCCACCTCTTTGTGGGCAGCCAGCCTGGAGAG gtcCAGATCCTGCACCTGCTGCTCTGCCGCTCCTTCCAGCTCGCTCACCTCTGGCAGCACCCTGAGGAACGGGCACGGCCTGAGCCCTGCCCGGGACCCGTAGGGGACGTGCCCCTGAAGCCCCTGTCGGGCCCTGGGGGCACCCCTGGCCTA AAGGAGCCGCCGGAGTCGGAAAGCCGCGGGGGCGCCCGCCACGCCCGCCTGGGGAACCCGTACTGCTCGCCCACGCTGGTGCGCAAGAAGGCCATCCGCAGCAAGGTGATCCGCTCCGGGGCCTACCGCGCCTGCACCTACGAGACGCAGCTGCAGCTGTCGGCTCGTGAGGCCT TTCCTGACGCGTGGGAGGCCTGGCCCCGGGGTCCTGGGGGCCCCTCATGCCTGGTGGAGAGCGAGGGCAGCCTGACGGAGAACATCTGGGCTTTTACTGGCATATCGAG gccCAGTGCCCTCGCCCTGCTGCGGAGAGACGTGCTTGGGGCCTTCCTGCTGTGGCCTGAGCCAGGCACCAGTGGCCAGTGGTGCCTGTCGGTGAGGACACAGTGCGGCGTGGTGCCCCACCAGGTCTTCCGGAACCACCTAGGCCGCTACTGCGTGGAG CACCTGCCGGCTGAGTTCCCCAGCCTGGAGGCCCTGGTGGAGCATCACGCTGGGACGGAGCGCAGCCTCTTCTGCTCCCTCGACATGGGCCGCCTGAACCCCGGCTACGAGGAGCAGGACTGCGGGCCCGAGGGCAGGCTTCCCCGGACGCTCCGGCCCCTTGGCCATGCCAAGTCCGAGGCAGAACTGCAGGGCCTGGGCTAG